Within the Bacteroidota bacterium genome, the region CAGTTGCACCGGTCACCGGTAATGATTTGCGGGAAACCGCGCTGCTGTCGGCGTTGGTAAACTCGGGGAACGGGTTGATGGTTTGAACATAAGCCCCATCGCTCAGCCAATCCACCGATACTTTTTTCATTTGTTCAGGCGTGATTTCCCTGATCCATTGATAGCGGGTTTTGTAAAAATCCGGGCGGCCGGCATAGATGGCATTCTGAGCCAGAATGTCTGACTTTCCTCCGAATCCGCCAATCCGCTCAATTCCGCGAATGAAAGCGGCGATGGATTCGGTTTTTGCGCGATCCAGTTCTTCTACTGTCGGACCGTCGGTCAGGAAGCGGGTCAGCTCCTCACGAAGTGCTTTCTCAACTCTGGCCACATCGATACCGGGTTTCACCATGGCTCCGATGGTTACCTGTGAGGCAATTTCACGCTGATCGATATAGGCAAAAGCCTGTGTGGCAATCTGATCATCATAAACCAATCGCTTATACAGGCGGGAGTTTTTGCCCGCGGAAAGCACATCGGTGGCGATATCCAGAACGGTAGCCTCCTGAGTTCTCCAGGCCGGGACATTCCATGTCATGGTAATCCGGGTCTGCTTTACCCGATCCTGAGCAACCTGACGTTGCTCGCCGCTTCGTTTGGCCACCCAGGAATCGAAGGCTGCAACCGGGGGTCCAGATGGAATATGACCAAAGTATTTTTCCATCTTGGTCCGTGCTGTTTTCACATCGATATCACCAGCCAGTACAATCACCGCATTGGCAGCACCGTAATAGGTTTTAAACCACTCATGTACATCTTCCAGTTTGGCATTGTTCAGATCTTCCAATGATCCGATCACCGTCCAGGAATAGGGGTGACCGGCCGGCCAGGTGGCCTTGGTGGTCAGTTCCCATCCGATGGAATAAGGATTGTTATCTCCCTGGCGTTTTTCGTTCTGTACCACACCGCGCTGCTCATCCAGTTTGGCCTGGGTGACAGCACCAAGCAGGTGACCCATCCGGTCCGATTCCATCCAGAGAGCCACATCGAGGGCATGGGTGGGTACATTCTGGAAATAGTTGGTGCGGTCATTGTTGGTGGTGCCGTTCAGGTCGGTGGCACCGATCCGTTCCATCACCTGGAAATAATCATCATCCATGTTTTCCGAGCCGTTGAACATGAGATGCTCAAAGAGGTGGGCGAAACCCGTCTTTCCGGGTTTTTCATTTTTAGAGCCCACGTGGTACCAGACATTCACAGCCACGATGGGTGCTTTCCGGTCTTCGTGAACAATCACACGCAAACCATTGGAAAGCGTGAATTCCTCATAGGGAATTTCTGCGGTCATGCCTTCCCAGGCAGCAGGAACTTTGTCGGCTTTCACTGCTTTGGCAGGTGCCTTTGCGGTTTTTGCCGGTTTTGCAGCCGGCTTCTTGGCAGATTTCTGCTGTGCAACAGCCACACCGGCCACGAGAAGGGCCGAGAGCACCAGCAGGAGTGATTTTCTGATCATGGTTTCTCCGTTTCAGTTAAAAAAAGGCCTTGCTAAATAGCAAACCGCCATCAAATGATCAAACTGACCGGAGAATAAAACGGCTTCAGGTGCTGGTTCGGGCGTGGGACCATTCATCCCAGTAGTGCCTGACCGTCAGGATGGGATGATAAATCAGCATTCTGGGACCGGAATACCGCATGACTTTTCTGATCTGTTCGCGCGGATCGGACCGGTAGCAATGAACGGTGCATTGAGCACAAGTGGGTTTGTTCCCGGCAAACGGACAGCGGGAAATCCGGTTCAGGGCATAAGTAAAAAGGGCGGTGCAATCGGGACACTCTGTGAGGTCCCTGTTATGGTTCCCCCGGCACCAGAGAGCAATCATAACCCGGATGGTTTTCCGTTCCCGGTCCAACCGTGAAATATCGGGTGTCTTCATACCTGCAAAATCGTCCTTTTTATGGACTTTTTTGTCACTGTAATTTCAGTTTTTCAGACTGATTGGGTTCAGAAGAAAAGAAAACACCAAGAAAATACGCAGCAGGAGTGAGGAATTTCATGGCAGAAACGCTTATTTCTATAACCGTGGACCAGTTTTTGTGCCACCGGACCCCGAGTGATCCCGCTTGCCCCGATTAAATCGGGGAGGGGGCCGGCTTCCTAACCTTCCGGTCATCTCGATACGACTCACTGCGTTCGTCACTCGATGACCGATTTTCCCCGGTCCCCGAGTGATTCGACCGAAGGGAGAATTGTATCGAGGGGCCCGGTTCACTTGCTGACGGTAAACACCTTTCTCGCAAGCCCTGACAATAGACCGGATTCACCTTCGGTTAATACCAATTTCTTCTGATGTGACCAGTTCTGTACCTGCTTTTCCCGGTTAAATGCATCTGTGATTCTGTCGTACTCTTCCCAATAGACGAGGGTAACCGGTAACCGTCGCTTCGTATAATTTGCACCAAATCCAGATTGATATTGTATGAAGCGAAGTGTTAAATCGATAGTGCTTCCAGTATAAAAAGTACCATCGTTGCAATGCAGAATGTACATATAGGCCATTATAACTTTCCCGGGATTCTTGAGTAGTATATTAAGGATACTTGAATCGTTAAAAAAGAAAAACGACTCACGGCCCTGCTGGTCATCTCGATATCCGTCTGCGCCGGACTTTCAGCATCCCGCTTCGCGGGATACTCGATGACCGATAATACCCGACACATTTTGCCTGTTCATCCTTCCCGTTTTCTCATAAAAAACTGACCGCCAGTTGCATGGCCCGGCTCAGACGGCGCATGTATTCCTGACGGGAAATATATACTCCACCAAGAAAATCGAGATGGGAGGTGATCCATTGGGTATCCAACAGCACCAGTCCCCGGTGTTTCATGGTCTGAACAAGAAAATGAAGGGCCAGTTTACTGGTATTGCTTTCCAGTGAAAACATCGACTCTCCGAAAAATGCCCCGTTGATAGCGACTCCATACAACCCGCCCCGTAACTCACCGTCACGCCAGACTTCCACCGAATGGGCGAATCCACGGTGATGCAACTCGGTGTAAAGGTGAATGATATCGTTGGAAATCCAGGTTTCATCCCGGTTGGCGCAGTGCCGGATGACTGCATCAAAATCGGTGTTGATCCGGAACTCGTACCAACCGCGGTTCATCAGATTGCGAAGGGAACGTTTGGGTTTCCAGGTGTCGATGGGGATAATACCCCGCGGATCTGGTGAATACCAGGCGATTTCCCCGGTATCGGGATCGGCCATGGGAAACACCCCACGGGTATATCCGTACAGAATCAGGTCGGCGGTGATGGGTTCAGACACGCCCAAAGGTAGTCCGCACCGGCATCCGAATTCAATTCGGACGGGTCATGGGGTATCTTTGCGCCATGAATTTTATTGATGAAGTTGTCGTACATGTAAAAGCCGGCGGTGGCGGGCATGGTTGCGTGGCCTTCCGCCGCGAAAAATTTATTCCCAAAGGCGGCCCTTCCGGGGGCGATGGCGGAAATGGCGGATCGGTGTTTCTGGTCGGGGACCGTAACATTAATACCCTGCTTGACCTACGGTATCAGAAAAAGTATCAGATTCCCCGTGCCCAGCATGGAATGGGAAGCCTCAAGCACGGGAAAAACACCGACGATATCCGTATCAAAGTTCCTCTTGGAACCATTGTTCACGATCACAACACCGGCGAAAGGCTTGGCGAAATAACAGCCGATCAGCAGGAGCTTTGTGTCGCCCGGGGTGGATCGGGCGGATTGGGCAATGCAAACTTTGCCACACCAACCAACCGGGCGCCCCGCTATGCCACCGAAGGAAAACCCGGTGAGGAAAGAGACATCCATGTGGAATTGAAACTACTTGCCGATGTCGGGCTGGTCGGATTTCCCAATGCCGGAAAATCCACTCTGGTTTCTACCCTTTCTGCTGCCCGTCCGAAAATTGCCGACTACCCATTCACCACGCTGGTTCCTGCGCTCGGTATTGTGTTCCACGATCAGGGACAGAGTTTTGTCATGGCCGACATGCCTGGGATTATTGAAGGAGCTTCGGAAGGAAAAGGACTCGGCATTCAGTTTCTGAAGCACATAGAACGAACCCGGGTGCTTGCCTTTCTGATCCCATCCGATTCGAAAGATTTCGCAAAGGAATTCTCCATTTTACGCTCGGAATGTGAACGGTTCTCACCCGATCTGCTGACCAAGCCATTTGTAATCGTCATCAGCAAGACCGATCTTGCTCAGGATTCCGCTTCCCTGAAGAAAAAACTGACGAGTATAAAAAAACACGGCCCGGTCTATCTGGTTTCGGCTGTATTGGGAGAAGGACTTAAACCACTTGTCCATTCATTGTGGGAATTGCTCGTTTCGGGCACATCCGGCGATGAGGAAAAGGCCAATCCCAAACCGGAGACAACCTGGCGGCCCTGATCCGCCATGATATCCGACGACAAACTGCATTTACTGCTTCACCTGACCCGTGTGCCCGGTCTTGGCCCCACACGGATCCGGTCTCTTTTTTCCTCCATGCAATCCATCAGCCAGCTGAAACGGTGCAGAACCGATCATCTGGCTGCCAATCCGGTTATTGGTCCGAAATATGCCGCTGACCTGACTGTCTTTCCTGTGGATGAAGAAATCCACAACCAATTGATCCGGCAGGTGGATGACACGGGTGGATGGATTCTTCCCTTTTGGGATGAGCGTTTCCCGGCTTCCCTGAACCGGCTATCCGGCATGCCTACTCATTTATTCGGTTTGGGGGATCCGTCTGCATTATCGGCCGTTTCAATGGCTGTTGTGGGTACCCGGATTCCCACGCCATACGGAAAACTGGCCGCAGAAAAACTCACGACAGGTCTGGTTCAGGCAGGTCTTACCATTGTTTCCGGATTTGCACGTGGCATCGATACAGTGGCTCATCAGAGCTGCCTGGCGGCTGGGGGAACCACCGTTGCAGTACTTGGCAGCGGGTTGGGGCAGATTTATCCTCCCGAAAACCAGCCTTTGGTCGATGATGTGTGCCGGACTGGCTGTGTCATAACCGAATACCCACCCGATTCACCACCCGACGCCAGGCATTTTCCTGATCGCAACCGGATCATCGCAGGCTTATCATTGGGAACACTGGTGGTCGAAGCCGCCGACCGGGGAGGTGCACTGATCACCGCTGCCATGGCTTTGGATATGAACCGTGAGGTGTTTGCGGTTCCCGGCGACATTTTTCAGCCCAGGGCGGTTGGCACCAACCGGCTGATCCAGAACGGTCAGGCCAAGCTGGTCATCACCGCACAGGATATTCTTCAGGAACTTCCCGGCTTTTCGGGATCCGGACCCAGACAGCCACTGCCTCCTCCTCCCGACCTTACGCTGTTTGAAGCAGCAATTTATGATCAGTTATCATCTACCCCGGTCCATGTGGATGTTCTTGCCGATCTGGTAGACCGAACAACCGGCGATTTGCTGATTCAGTTACTGACGATGGAGTTTAAGGGACTCGTCCGGCAGTTACCGGGCAAGTATTTTATCAGGATGGGTTAGTTGGCGTAGGGGGTGTAGTAGATTTCGTAGAGAACGAGCTTGCCAAAAAAGGCCGGTTTGTTGATCCGGTCGCTGACCCGGAGGATGATTTCTATTCCGTCCGATTTCAGCCGGTGCATCCCGAGCGGATGCAGATTGTATTGATTCATCAGTTCCATGAGCAGATCGAGCTCTAACTGACTCCGGCACTCCAGCCGGATGCAACTTTCAGATTCCATGGTCCCTTTTAGTGCAAAAATTGTGCCCTGTATCAAAAACGGGATAAACGGTCGTTCTGGTTCCTGAGTTGTCTATTTTTCTGATCAAAGAGATGAATGGTGAAATGGACAGGGGTGGGGATTTGCGGTTAAGAGTGACGGGGTTAAAAATATCAGAAGTCAGGAGTCAGGAGTCAGGAGTCAGGAGACTGAAAAATCCATGATCAACTGTCATCCCCGCGCTGTGAGTGCGGCCAAGACGGACAGGCCGGGATCTCTGAATGATGTAGGTAAGTACTTTATCCAAATTATTTAAAATAGAGATTCCGGCTTGCGCCAGAATGACATCACAGGTGAATACTCCGGCTTCTCCGTCAGTACCGGACTCACAGCGCCAGAAAGACATCGTGGGTTTTTCAGGAAAAAACAGCCAACAGACCCTCACACCTTCCCTCTCCGGCGGAGAGGGAGAAATTCTGTATTCCGTACTCCGTATTGCGTATTCTGAATTCTGAATTCTGAATTCTGTATTCTGTCCTCCGGTGGCTTCGAGACCCTCAGCCACCGGGTAATGGCTCCTGACTCCTGACTCCTGACTTCTCTCTCCTGCATTTCTGCCTTCACGCCCAGTCAATTTTCACCTTTTTGGGAATGATTCCGGCTTTGAAACCCTCATCAAGAACCATCTGACAGGCTTTTTTCAGTTCGGAAGTCATGGAGGCGGTATCTGCATTTGCGTAAAGGGCCAGATAATCATCAACCCGGTTATAATCGGCCAGTTCCTGAATACCGCGGGGATCTTCTTTCACCCATTTTCTGATCATGGCATCGCGGTGGTCCAGTGAAAAGCGGATGGAATCCTTCAGAATGGCGGAAACCTCCCGTATCACTTTTTTTCCCAACCCGCGGCGGATCACATTCACCCCCAGAGGAAGCGGGAGACCGTAAGTCTGATGCCACCACTGACCCGTATCGGCTACCAGGTGGAAACCTCGCTCCTGATAAATCAGCCGGCCTTCATGAATCACCAGGCCAGCATCCACTTCACCCGAGGAAATGGCATCGAAAATCCGGTAAAACGGTTCGATCGGCACCACAACCGGCTGCACATCAGGAACCATGAGTTTCAGGATCAGCCAGGCGGTTGTTTTTAATCCGGGAATGGCAATTCGTTTGCCGGCCAGATCAGCGACAGTCATGGGTTTACCAGCAATCAGAACAGGACCGTAATTTCGTCCCACACTGGCACCATGCGGGAGAATAAGAAACCGGTCGGCCAGTCCGGCGTATGCATGCAGTGAAATAGCAGACACATCGGTCTGATTGCTTTCAGATGCCAGATCGTTTAACTTCTGAGTGTCCAGGGTCATTGCGGAAAACCGGTAATCCCCGGTGGGAATCAATCCTGCCAGCGCCGGATAGAACATAAAAAAATCATCGGAATCGGGGCTGTAATTGATATGAATCGTCATTCTTCTTCCCTCAGACTGATCCTGAGCGCTTATGAACCGGAGCAGCGTTTTCTCAATGTCGATAAAATCCAACCGAATGTGAAATCGGCGTTCACCGGTGTTGGTCCGGTGGAAGCGGCCATTCATACCACCCGGTACATCACCAGTCTTCATCCGGCCGAAATTTTCTTTATCGGAACCGCCGGTTCTTATCCAAACCGGTTTCTCTCACCTGGCGATGTGGTTATTCCATTTTCATACCGGTTCGGAGACGTGGCCACAGCCATGGGCAACTCCTACATGCCCGATCCGCAGCCATCCGAGCTATCCTTCGAACGCCATTGCCAGTTACCTCACTACCCGTTCAAGGTTAAAAACGGCGTGGTTCTGACCACACCATCCATCACCCGCGAAACAAGCGCTTCGGTGGCCTTGCGTGATTTTTACCGGGCCGATGCCGAACAGCTCGAGGTTTTTTCTGTGGCACGGGTAGCCGCTTATTTCCACATTTCCTTTACCGCCATTCTGGGTATCAGCAATCTGGTCGGTCCCGATTCTCATTCACAATGGAAAGCCAACGAAGAAATGGCCATCCGCCATGCAAGTCTGGTTCTGACAGACTGGATCAGGGAGGCTCAGCCGGTTCCCGATCTGATAAAACGCCGGACCAATTCGGATTGAATCTTCCACCAGCCGGGAAACGTAAGACGGAGCATGAGGTTACTCTATCCCATTTTAGTCCTTTCACTTCTGATCCTTTCCGGCTGCGGGCAGAGCTCTTTCCTGCAGAAACGGGAATCCATCCAGGAAGCCATTCAGAACCGTGAGAGCAGTCCGGCTGAACGTCAGATCATCCGGAATATGCAACCCGGAAACCAATCGGCACTTTTTCAGACACTGAACAGCGGGATGCTGGCCTTTTCGGCCGGACAGCCTGATACAGCCCTTCAGTACTGGAACCGGGCTGAGCGGATTATTGACGATCAGTACACCCGGCGGATTTCGCAAAAGCTAACCAGCATGGTTTCAAATGAGTATTCCGAAAATTATGAAGGATACCCGATTGAACATCTGCTCCTGCATTTTTTCAAATCGCTTTCCCTGATGCAGAAAAATGACCCGGATGCTGCGGTGGTTGAAATGCGGAAAATGAATGAGCGTTTTACTTATCTGGAAGATCATCCGGAGCCATACAAGCGAAAGCGGTCTCATTTCCGGTTACTGAACCTTTACGCGGGTCACCTGTTTGCCATGGCAGGTGAAGAGAATGATGCCCGGGTGTCTTTTCTTCATGCCGGTCTGGATTATGATTCCCTGGTCACAGCCGGATCTGCTCCGGGAAAACAACCGCTTACCATCCGGCTGGATGGATTTATTCAGGAACTGTTTGAAGGGTCGATCCATCTGCTGATCACAACCGAGTCTGATTTTCACAGCATCAAGGTCGCTTATCCGGTATTGTTTGACCGGTTTGCCCCGAAACCCGGTCATCCCGTTTATCCGGGGGAGAAGAAGTCTGACGACGTTTCCCTGCCGGTTAATGCTAGATTTGAGGAAGATTTTAATGCCCGTGAATCGATCATGGCCAAGGAGCGGATTAGCCGGGCGGCAACCAAATTTCTGCTTTCATCCGGTGTTACCACAGTGACGGGAGCCATTCTTGATGATCGGGAAGCAGAGCGGGAAAAACAGCGACAGGAAAACAAGGAAGTGGATGAACCGGATGGATTTGACACGTTCCTTCAGGTCCTGTGGATCGGGGGCCAGGTGATGAAGGTAGTGGGAACCGCGACTGAGATGGCTGACCTGCGTCAGTGGTTTACCCTTCCTGCCTCCATCAGTCTCAGTCAATCATCATTTCCCGAGTCGGTTTACCCGGATGAACTTTTCCGTACCGACCGGATTCTGGTCAGATGGACGCCGGCCAGGGTCATTCGTTCATTCCCCTCTAATCAGTACCAGAAATCGGAATCCATTGATTTTACCGGAAAAGCGCTGCAGGTTGATGAGGATGATTGAATTTTTTACTGCATGAATCGCAGCTTCAGCTGGGACCAGCAGAAATTGTTCAGCACCGAAAAATCACGCCACCGGTAAATGTACCACAATCCTTCGGGCGATTTCCGCAAATTCAGCACCATTTTACCATCGATGTTACTCGGATAATCGGTACTGGATCTCGGGATGAACAACCGGTAATCGGCCACCCATTCCACCGAATCAATCTGTGTTGGCTGAAAAGCCGCGTTGATAAACGTTACCGTCATGGTTTCCTGCGGAAGCAGATCACGCATCTGATTGGTAAAAACCACAATTTCATCTTCACGTGTCAGGGGAGGAATACTCGACTGAAACTCGGGTGACGGGATAAACTGGTAATCACCATCGGATCCCAGACATTTCCTGAAATTTTCGGGATTGGCTTCACTGAACGCAAATCGAAGATTATCGAGCACGAATTCCGGCTGGAAGGGTTCCTGAAAGGATGACCGGCGCTGAGAAGGTTCTTCCGGATCGCGAAGATCGAACCAGTCACAACCAGTCAGCAGGAGTAAAACAACCAGTGAGCCTGTCAGGTATTTCATGATTTTTTACAGATCAGAATCAACCGGGGTGATTCAGGCGTCCAGGGATCACCATCCAGCGTCCCGAGCCGGTGCATCTCGGTCAGTCCCATGGCCCACAGGACCGGAACCAATTCATCTGCTGTGTATAAATGCACCTTTTCATTAAAGTGAAGCGGCTCCTGACCGGGTTTTTCGATTGTTACCTGTTTGATCAGCACCCTGCCCTCAATCCGGCGATT harbors:
- a CDS encoding insulinase family protein, which gives rise to MIRKSLLLVLSALLVAGVAVAQQKSAKKPAAKPAKTAKAPAKAVKADKVPAAWEGMTAEIPYEEFTLSNGLRVIVHEDRKAPIVAVNVWYHVGSKNEKPGKTGFAHLFEHLMFNGSENMDDDYFQVMERIGATDLNGTTNNDRTNYFQNVPTHALDVALWMESDRMGHLLGAVTQAKLDEQRGVVQNEKRQGDNNPYSIGWELTTKATWPAGHPYSWTVIGSLEDLNNAKLEDVHEWFKTYYGAANAVIVLAGDIDVKTARTKMEKYFGHIPSGPPVAAFDSWVAKRSGEQRQVAQDRVKQTRITMTWNVPAWRTQEATVLDIATDVLSAGKNSRLYKRLVYDDQIATQAFAYIDQREIASQVTIGAMVKPGIDVARVEKALREELTRFLTDGPTVEELDRAKTESIAAFIRGIERIGGFGGKSDILAQNAIYAGRPDFYKTRYQWIREITPEQMKKVSVDWLSDGAYVQTINPFPEFTNADSSAVSRKSLPVTGATVEPKFPAFQSTTLPMGLKVYLIERKSIPTVQIDLLLDAGYASDQGIKAGTNRLAMDMLDEGTATRTSLQISEQLQKIGATVGTGSDLDASYVSLDALKANLDPALEIFADVILNPAFPAADFDRIKKQTLVGIQQEKTRPVQMALRTFPALLYGKGHAYSNPLTGSGTEASVGSLTRDDLKAYHAAWFKANAATMIVVGDITMSELKPKLEKLFGGWRSGDTPKKNLSEVKLPAKQSLYIIDKPGSPQSVIMAGHLVMPKNNPDEIAIESFNNVLGGSFTSRINMNLREDKHWSYGASSFMRDAKGQRPFIAYANVQTDKTAESMAEIRKEFNDILSTRPVNAGELEKIQKSMILELPGAWETNASVQGYLTDLLKFGYPEDYYTTYPGKIRDLNLEKLAEAGKKLLRPDQVIWVIVGDRAKIEEKIKALGYGEVKYLDADGNEVK
- the dprA gene encoding DNA-protecting protein DprA; translated protein: MISDDKLHLLLHLTRVPGLGPTRIRSLFSSMQSISQLKRCRTDHLAANPVIGPKYAADLTVFPVDEEIHNQLIRQVDDTGGWILPFWDERFPASLNRLSGMPTHLFGLGDPSALSAVSMAVVGTRIPTPYGKLAAEKLTTGLVQAGLTIVSGFARGIDTVAHQSCLAAGGTTVAVLGSGLGQIYPPENQPLVDDVCRTGCVITEYPPDSPPDARHFPDRNRIIAGLSLGTLVVEAADRGGALITAAMALDMNREVFAVPGDIFQPRAVGTNRLIQNGQAKLVITAQDILQELPGFSGSGPRQPLPPPPDLTLFEAAIYDQLSSTPVHVDVLADLVDRTTGDLLIQLLTMEFKGLVRQLPGKYFIRMG
- a CDS encoding GIY-YIG nuclease family protein, which produces MYILHCNDGTFYTGSTIDLTLRFIQYQSGFGANYTKRRLPVTLVYWEEYDRITDAFNREKQVQNWSHQKKLVLTEGESGLLSGLARKVFTVSK
- a CDS encoding leucyl/phenylalanyl-tRNA--protein transferase, producing MSEPITADLILYGYTRGVFPMADPDTGEIAWYSPDPRGIIPIDTWKPKRSLRNLMNRGWYEFRINTDFDAVIRHCANRDETWISNDIIHLYTELHHRGFAHSVEVWRDGELRGGLYGVAINGAFFGESMFSLESNTSKLALHFLVQTMKHRGLVLLDTQWITSHLDFLGGVYISRQEYMRRLSRAMQLAVSFL
- the obgE gene encoding GTPase ObgE, which translates into the protein MNFIDEVVVHVKAGGGGHGCVAFRREKFIPKGGPSGGDGGNGGSVFLVGDRNINTLLDLRYQKKYQIPRAQHGMGSLKHGKNTDDIRIKVPLGTIVHDHNTGERLGEITADQQELCVARGGSGGLGNANFATPTNRAPRYATEGKPGEERDIHVELKLLADVGLVGFPNAGKSTLVSTLSAARPKIADYPFTTLVPALGIVFHDQGQSFVMADMPGIIEGASEGKGLGIQFLKHIERTRVLAFLIPSDSKDFAKEFSILRSECERFSPDLLTKPFVIVISKTDLAQDSASLKKKLTSIKKHGPVYLVSAVLGEGLKPLVHSLWELLVSGTSGDEEKANPKPETTWRP
- a CDS encoding nitrous oxide-stimulated promoter family protein, with amino-acid sequence MKTPDISRLDRERKTIRVMIALWCRGNHNRDLTECPDCTALFTYALNRISRCPFAGNKPTCAQCTVHCYRSDPREQIRKVMRYSGPRMLIYHPILTVRHYWDEWSHARTST
- a CDS encoding ABC transporter substrate-binding protein, producing the protein MTIHINYSPDSDDFFMFYPALAGLIPTGDYRFSAMTLDTQKLNDLASESNQTDVSAISLHAYAGLADRFLILPHGASVGRNYGPVLIAGKPMTVADLAGKRIAIPGLKTTAWLILKLMVPDVQPVVVPIEPFYRIFDAISSGEVDAGLVIHEGRLIYQERGFHLVADTGQWWHQTYGLPLPLGVNVIRRGLGKKVIREVSAILKDSIRFSLDHRDAMIRKWVKEDPRGIQELADYNRVDDYLALYANADTASMTSELKKACQMVLDEGFKAGIIPKKVKIDWA